The proteins below are encoded in one region of Colias croceus chromosome 17, ilColCroc2.1:
- the LOC123699389 gene encoding nicalin has protein sequence MWLDQADGFAEIFKGYLPYYLLVVFPIFIIMSPVNPVAASHEFSVYRMQQYDLHTVPHGCRSSSFNLEGRSLTSWSTARHCVVARLQDVTIEQFIEIRGKAGALVLLLPKNDTVLTDDEKEHIHLLEAVMSQQEINIPVYFAQWSPEFEYIIKDLQHSFITDEKSGTALEAMFNTVSSNGYQIVVSTAAPHKLESKPVSLHGKLVGRSASTQTIVIAAHYDASSVVPDLSFGADSNASGAVALLELARVFSRLYSSPAMRGAPTLLFALMSTGHSLNYFATKKWLEEHLDTADSSLLQDVSFVLCVDSLTSGAPSLHVSKPPKPGSPAHSILSRLQVRALHKKINLADELLAWPHERFSIRRLTALTLSALQSHKSPSRSSLLDTPSETAVHNLVENIKLTARALASHVYNITDETNEEDAVLYDDALNVDESSVAQWYKYLSSQSRSPHVLTTQTGGITGALERALSRYMEVVSSSHAVDKREPEFALYGPTKAVLYVYSVKPAVFDLILTLAIVAYLSLVYFAIQLFPRFYTEYAKVITGKEKVY, from the exons ATGTGGCTCGATCAAGCAGACGGCTTTGCCGAAATATTCAAGGGCTAtttaccttattatttattagtcgTATTCccaatttttatcataatgtCCCCTGTGAATCCTGTAGCTGCTTCTCACGAATTTTCGGTGTATAGAATGCAACAATATGACCTCCACACTGTTCCACACG GCTGCCGCAGCTCAAGCTTCAACCTCGAAGGTCGTTCCCTCACCTCGTGGAGCACGGCGCGCCACTGCGTCGTCGCCCGGCTTCAGGACGTCACCATTGAACAGTTCATTGAGATTAGGGGCAAGGCTGGCGCATTGGTGCTGTTGTTGCCGAAGAATGACACGGTTTTGACTGACGATGAGAAGGag CATATCCACCTCCTCGAAGCGGTTATGTCACAACAAGAGATCAACATACCAGTATACTTTGCGCAATGGTCTCCGGAGTTTGAGTACATCATCAAGGACTTGCAGCACAGCTTCATCACAGACGAGAAGTCGGGCACTGCGCTAGAAGCTATGTTTAATACCGTCTCGTCTAATGGGTATCAAATTG ttGTATCAACTGCAGCGCCACACAAATTGGAGTCAAAGCCAGTGTCCCTACACGGCAAGTTGGTCGGCAGGTCAGCGTCCACACAGACCATAGTGATCGCTGCACATTATGACGCTTCTAGCGTTGTACCC GATCTATCATTCGGTGCAGACTCAAACGCCTCCGGTGCGGTAGCACTACTAGAGCTAGCCCGTGTCTTCTCTCGCCTCTACTCGAGTCCCGCTATGAGAGGCGCACCTACTTTGCTATTTGCCTTAATGTCTACGGGACACTCGTTGAACTATTTCGCAACTAAGAAATGGTTGGAGGAACATTTGGATACGGCCGATTCTTCGTTGCTGCAG GACGTATCATTCGTGCTATGTGTCGACTCGCTCACATCAGGCGCCCCGTCCCTGCACGTGTCGAAGCCCCCGAAGCCCGGGAGCCCCGCACACTCCATACTGTCCCGGCTGCAAGTTCGCGCTCTGCACAAGAAGATCAACCTCGCGGACGAGCTGCTGGCCTGGCCACACGAGCGGTTCAGCATACGACGACTGACCGCTTTGACACTCAGCGCACTGCAG aGTCACAAATCGCCATCGCGCAGCTCCCTCCTCGATACGCCCTCGGAAACGGCTGTGCACAATTTGGTGGAAAACATTAAGCTCACTGCGCGAGCGCTCGCATCTCACGTGTATAATATTACTGATGAAACGAATGAAGAAGATGCCGTTTTGTATGATGACGCGTtg AACGTAGACGAGTCGTCAGTGGCGCAGTGGTATAAATATTTGTCGTCGCAATCTCGCTCACCGCACGTGTTGACTACACAGACTGGAg GTATAACAGGTGCCCTAGAGCGAGCACTATCCCGTTACATGGAGGTAGTGAGTTCGAGCCACGCGGTGGACAAGCGTGAGCCGGAGTTCGCGTTGTACGGACCGACCAAGGCcgttttatatgtatatag cGTAAAACCAGCAGTATTCGATCTCATTCTAACACTAGCCATAGTCGCGTATCTGTCTCTAGTCTACTTCGCGATACAACTGTTCCCGCGCTTTTACACAGAGTATGCGAAAGTTATCACGGGAAAAGAAAAAGTTTATTAG